The following are encoded together in the Streptomyces flavofungini genome:
- a CDS encoding transposase translates to MVAGSSPSTPGCDCLVHRFGNAADRPEHGPRYEADTSDAEWARARDLLPVPAWLAGRGGRPEGYSHRQMIDAVRYLVDNGIKWQVIENRGRSLTFR, encoded by the coding sequence GTGGTTGCCGGGTCCAGTCCGTCCACTCCTGGGTGTGACTGTCTCGTCCATCGGTTCGGGAACGCCGCCGACCGGCCGGAACACGGCCCCCGGTACGAGGCGGACACAAGCGATGCCGAGTGGGCACGGGCGCGGGATCTGCTGCCGGTGCCGGCCTGGCTGGCAGGCCGGGGCGGTCGCCCGGAGGGCTACAGCCACCGGCAGATGATCGACGCCGTGCGCTATCTCGTCGACAACGGCATCAAGTGGCAAGTTATTGAGAATCG
- a CDS encoding DUF4344 domain-containing metallopeptidase: MVGAAVGVMSACAPGTPRAAEPAAWGISYETPKRGSGAEAEFLRKRRVLEEVRSSLAEQYRLPGGVTMTAKSCKDAEAEYDPETGRIVVCYEFVGETRDLLRGADRSDLDERAEGALRETVYHEGAHALIDKWELPFVGREEDVADQLAAYQLIRQGAHGQRQLAAVADTYHLYAEDGDLEDIDFSDEHSPDAARAANYRCWLYGARPKTHERLVDGTVLTRDRSEGCEEEWDALHRGWEHLLKPHREGSGTP, encoded by the coding sequence TTGGTCGGCGCTGCCGTCGGCGTGATGTCGGCGTGTGCGCCCGGCACCCCCCGGGCCGCCGAACCTGCCGCGTGGGGCATCTCGTACGAGACGCCGAAGCGGGGGAGTGGTGCGGAGGCGGAGTTCCTGCGCAAGCGGCGCGTCCTGGAAGAGGTGCGCAGTTCGCTGGCCGAACAGTACCGGCTGCCCGGCGGCGTGACGATGACAGCCAAGTCCTGCAAGGACGCCGAGGCCGAGTACGACCCGGAGACGGGGCGAATCGTCGTCTGCTACGAGTTCGTCGGCGAAACACGCGACCTGCTCCGGGGCGCGGACCGGTCGGATCTCGACGAGCGGGCTGAGGGCGCGCTGCGCGAGACGGTGTACCACGAGGGCGCGCACGCGCTGATCGACAAGTGGGAACTGCCCTTCGTCGGGCGGGAGGAGGACGTGGCCGACCAGTTGGCCGCGTACCAGCTCATACGGCAGGGCGCGCACGGGCAGCGGCAGCTCGCCGCCGTGGCCGACACCTACCACCTGTACGCCGAGGACGGCGACCTGGAGGACATCGACTTCTCCGATGAGCATTCCCCGGATGCGGCCCGCGCGGCCAACTACCGGTGCTGGCTGTACGGGGCCCGCCCCAAGACCCATGAGCGCCTCGTCGACGGCACCGTCCTCACGCGGGACCGGAGCGAGGGGTGCGAGGAGGAATGGGATGCCCTCCACCGTGGTTGGGAGCACCTGTTGAAGCCGCACCGGGAGGGGAGCGGGACGCCGTGA